The following are encoded together in the Caretta caretta isolate rCarCar2 chromosome 17, rCarCar1.hap1, whole genome shotgun sequence genome:
- the ZSWIM7 gene encoding zinc finger SWIM domain-containing protein 7 isoform X4, with protein sequence MSQHTVRPHREDFHKAGILCLIPPPPSGEVQHSSLGLGAARTGCCLQGAAQGFTWVSREMEATLPAVAEQLLKEIQKAFQETAHVPDDLLLALKFVFGSSAVAALDLVDQHSVTRIVSSSGRAVYQVLGSSGKLYTCYASCHFCTCPAFAFSVLRKSDSLVCKHILAMYLSQATGTCQELSVSDQQLASILLAEEEEEGRRTLDHVLTPSLLQRLPGSSEVHRQALLTSLRQASVDQGS encoded by the exons ATGTCCCAGCATACCGTGCGGCCACACAGAGAG GATTTCCATAAGGCTGGAATCCTTTGTTTGATTCCCCCGCCTCCCAGTGGAGAAGTTCAGCATTCCAGCCTCGGCCtaggagcagccaggacaggttgctgcttgcagggagctgcccaag GGTTCACTTGGGTGTCACGGGAGATGGAGGCCACTTTGCCAGCAGTGGCAGAGCAGCTTTTGAAAGAGATACAAAAGGCTTTCCAGGAGACCGCGCATG TTCCTGATGATCTCCTGTTGGC GCTGAAATTTGTATTTGGCTCATCTGCTGTGGCAGCCTTGGATTTGGTTGATCAACATTCAGTCACGCGAATCGTGTCTTCTAGTGGAAGGGCTGTGTACCAG GTCCTCGGGAGTTCAGGCAAACTGTACACCTGTTATGCTTCCTGCCACTTCTGCACGTGCCCTGCATTTGCTTTCTCCGTGCTGCGGAAGAGCGACAGCCTGGTG TGTAAGCACATCCTTGCCATGTACCTCAGCCAGGCCACCGGCACATGCCAAGAGCTATCTGTCTCTGACCAGCAGCTGGCAAGCATCTTActggctgaggaagaggaggaaggaagaaggaCTTTGGACCATGTGCTTACACCCTCTCTCCTGCAACGCCTCCCTGGCTCCTCTGAGGTACATCGACAAGCATTACTAACATCCCTAAGGCAAGCAAGCGTTGATCAAGGCAGTTAG
- the ZSWIM7 gene encoding zinc finger SWIM domain-containing protein 7 isoform X3 has translation MSQHAVRPHREDFHKAGILCLIPPPPSGEVQHSSLGLGAARTGCCLQGAAQGFTWVSREMEATLPAVAEQLLKEIQKAFQETAHVPDDLLLALKFVFGSSAVAALDLVDQHSVTRIVSSSGRAVYQVLGSSGKLYTCYASCHFCTCPAFAFSVLRKSDSLVCKHILAMYLSQATGTCQELSVSDQQLASILLAEEEEEGRRTLDHVLTPSLLQRLPGSSEVHRQALLTSLRQASVDQGS, from the exons ATGTCCCAGCATGCCGTGCGGCCACACAGAGAG GATTTCCATAAGGCTGGAATCCTTTGTTTGATTCCCCCGCCTCCCAGTGGAGAAGTTCAGCATTCCAGCCTCGGCCtaggagcagccaggacaggttgctgcttgcagggagctgcccaag GGTTCACTTGGGTGTCACGGGAGATGGAGGCCACTTTGCCAGCAGTGGCAGAGCAGCTTTTGAAAGAGATACAAAAGGCTTTCCAGGAGACCGCGCATG TTCCTGATGATCTCCTGTTGGC GCTGAAATTTGTATTTGGCTCATCTGCTGTGGCAGCCTTGGATTTGGTTGATCAACATTCAGTCACGCGAATCGTGTCTTCTAGTGGAAGGGCTGTGTACCAG GTCCTCGGGAGTTCAGGCAAACTGTACACCTGTTATGCTTCCTGCCACTTCTGCACGTGCCCTGCATTTGCTTTCTCCGTGCTGCGGAAGAGCGACAGCCTGGTG TGTAAGCACATCCTTGCCATGTACCTCAGCCAGGCCACCGGCACATGCCAAGAGCTATCTGTCTCTGACCAGCAGCTGGCAAGCATCTTActggctgaggaagaggaggaaggaagaaggaCTTTGGACCATGTGCTTACACCCTCTCTCCTGCAACGCCTCCCTGGCTCCTCTGAGGTACATCGACAAGCATTACTAACATCCCTAAGGCAAGCAAGCGTTGATCAAGGCAGTTAG
- the ZSWIM7 gene encoding zinc finger SWIM domain-containing protein 7 isoform X2 encodes MSQHAVRPHREADIQPKLGTLLSQHAVRPCREDFHKAGILCLIPPPPSGEVQHSSLGLGAARTGCCLQGAAQGFTWVSREMEATLPAVAEQLLKEIQKAFQETAHVPDDLLLALKFVFGSSAVAALDLVDQHSVTRIVSSSGRAVYQVLGSSGKLYTCYASCHFCTCPAFAFSVLRKSDSLVCKHILAMYLSQATGTCQELSVSDQQLASILLAEEEEEGRRTLDHVLTPSLLQRLPGSSEDALK; translated from the exons ATGTCCCAGCATGCCGTGCGGCCACACAGAGAG GCagacatccaaccaaaattgggaACCCTACTATCCCAGCATGCCGTGCGGCCCTGCAGAGAG GATTTCCATAAGGCTGGAATCCTTTGTTTGATTCCCCCGCCTCCCAGTGGAGAAGTTCAGCATTCCAGCCTCGGCCtaggagcagccaggacaggttgctgcttgcagggagctgcccaag GGTTCACTTGGGTGTCACGGGAGATGGAGGCCACTTTGCCAGCAGTGGCAGAGCAGCTTTTGAAAGAGATACAAAAGGCTTTCCAGGAGACCGCGCATG TTCCTGATGATCTCCTGTTGGC GCTGAAATTTGTATTTGGCTCATCTGCTGTGGCAGCCTTGGATTTGGTTGATCAACATTCAGTCACGCGAATCGTGTCTTCTAGTGGAAGGGCTGTGTACCAG GTCCTCGGGAGTTCAGGCAAACTGTACACCTGTTATGCTTCCTGCCACTTCTGCACGTGCCCTGCATTTGCTTTCTCCGTGCTGCGGAAGAGCGACAGCCTGGTG TGTAAGCACATCCTTGCCATGTACCTCAGCCAGGCCACCGGCACATGCCAAGAGCTATCTGTCTCTGACCAGCAGCTGGCAAGCATCTTActggctgaggaagaggaggaaggaagaaggaCTTTGGACCATGTGCTTACACCCTCTCTCCTGCAACGCCTCCCTGGCTCCTCTGAG
- the ZSWIM7 gene encoding zinc finger SWIM domain-containing protein 7 isoform X1 codes for MSQHAVRPHREADIQPKLGTLLSQHAVRPCREDFHKAGILCLIPPPPSGEVQHSSLGLGAARTGCCLQGAAQGFTWVSREMEATLPAVAEQLLKEIQKAFQETAHVPDDLLLALKFVFGSSAVAALDLVDQHSVTRIVSSSGRAVYQVLGSSGKLYTCYASCHFCTCPAFAFSVLRKSDSLVCKHILAMYLSQATGTCQELSVSDQQLASILLAEEEEEGRRTLDHVLTPSLLQRLPGSSEVHRQALLTSLRQASVDQGS; via the exons ATGTCCCAGCATGCCGTGCGGCCACACAGAGAG GCagacatccaaccaaaattgggaACCCTACTATCCCAGCATGCCGTGCGGCCCTGCAGAGAG GATTTCCATAAGGCTGGAATCCTTTGTTTGATTCCCCCGCCTCCCAGTGGAGAAGTTCAGCATTCCAGCCTCGGCCtaggagcagccaggacaggttgctgcttgcagggagctgcccaag GGTTCACTTGGGTGTCACGGGAGATGGAGGCCACTTTGCCAGCAGTGGCAGAGCAGCTTTTGAAAGAGATACAAAAGGCTTTCCAGGAGACCGCGCATG TTCCTGATGATCTCCTGTTGGC GCTGAAATTTGTATTTGGCTCATCTGCTGTGGCAGCCTTGGATTTGGTTGATCAACATTCAGTCACGCGAATCGTGTCTTCTAGTGGAAGGGCTGTGTACCAG GTCCTCGGGAGTTCAGGCAAACTGTACACCTGTTATGCTTCCTGCCACTTCTGCACGTGCCCTGCATTTGCTTTCTCCGTGCTGCGGAAGAGCGACAGCCTGGTG TGTAAGCACATCCTTGCCATGTACCTCAGCCAGGCCACCGGCACATGCCAAGAGCTATCTGTCTCTGACCAGCAGCTGGCAAGCATCTTActggctgaggaagaggaggaaggaagaaggaCTTTGGACCATGTGCTTACACCCTCTCTCCTGCAACGCCTCCCTGGCTCCTCTGAGGTACATCGACAAGCATTACTAACATCCCTAAGGCAAGCAAGCGTTGATCAAGGCAGTTAG
- the ZSWIM7 gene encoding zinc finger SWIM domain-containing protein 7 isoform X5 encodes MEATLPAVAEQLLKEIQKAFQETAHVPDDLLLALKFVFGSSAVAALDLVDQHSVTRIVSSSGRAVYQVLGSSGKLYTCYASCHFCTCPAFAFSVLRKSDSLVCKHILAMYLSQATGTCQELSVSDQQLASILLAEEEEEGRRTLDHVLTPSLLQRLPGSSEVHRQALLTSLRQASVDQGS; translated from the exons ATGGAGGCCACTTTGCCAGCAGTGGCAGAGCAGCTTTTGAAAGAGATACAAAAGGCTTTCCAGGAGACCGCGCATG TTCCTGATGATCTCCTGTTGGC GCTGAAATTTGTATTTGGCTCATCTGCTGTGGCAGCCTTGGATTTGGTTGATCAACATTCAGTCACGCGAATCGTGTCTTCTAGTGGAAGGGCTGTGTACCAG GTCCTCGGGAGTTCAGGCAAACTGTACACCTGTTATGCTTCCTGCCACTTCTGCACGTGCCCTGCATTTGCTTTCTCCGTGCTGCGGAAGAGCGACAGCCTGGTG TGTAAGCACATCCTTGCCATGTACCTCAGCCAGGCCACCGGCACATGCCAAGAGCTATCTGTCTCTGACCAGCAGCTGGCAAGCATCTTActggctgaggaagaggaggaaggaagaaggaCTTTGGACCATGTGCTTACACCCTCTCTCCTGCAACGCCTCCCTGGCTCCTCTGAGGTACATCGACAAGCATTACTAACATCCCTAAGGCAAGCAAGCGTTGATCAAGGCAGTTAG